A window from Rhinolophus sinicus isolate RSC01 linkage group LG18, ASM3656204v1, whole genome shotgun sequence encodes these proteins:
- the HBM gene encoding hemoglobin subunit mu, with the protein MLNAQERAQVAQVWDLIAGHEAPFGAELLLRLFTVYPSTKIYFKHLGVFPDEVQLLSHGKRLLEAVGVAVQHVDNLRWALSPLADLHAHVLRVDPSNFPLLIQCFQVVLASHLQGEYTVEMQAAWDKFLTGVAVVLTEKYR; encoded by the exons ATGCTCAATGCTCAGGAGCGCGCCCAGGTCGCGCAGGTCTGGGACCTGATCGCGGGACACGAGGCGCCCTTCGGGGCGGAGCTGCTGCTCAG GCTCTTCACCGTGTACCCCAGCACCAAGATCTACTTCAAGCACCTGGGCGTCTTCCCTGACGAGGTGCAACTACTGAGCCACGGAAAACGCCTGCTGGAGGCGGTGGGCGTGGCTGTGCAGCATGTGGACAACCTGCGCTGGGCCCTGAGCCCGCTCGCAGACCTGCACGCGCACGTGCTCCGCGTGGACCCCTCCAACTTCCCA CTGCTGATCCAGTGCTTCCAGGTGGTGCTGGCCTCCCACCTGCAGGGCGAGTACACGGTGGAGATGCAAGCGGCCTGGGATAAGTTCCTGACCGGCGTGGCGGTGGTGCTGACGGAGAAGTACCGCTGA
- the LOC141569458 gene encoding hemoglobin subunit alpha, with amino-acid sequence MVLSPADKSNVKAAWDKVGGNAGEYGAEALERMFLSFPTTKTYFPHFDLSHGSAQIKGHGKKVGDALAKAVGSIDDLAGALSALSDLHAHKLRVDPVNFKLLSHCLLVTLASHHPGEFSPAIHASLDKFLASVSTVLTSKYR; translated from the exons ATGGTGCTGTCCCCCGCCGACAAAAGCAACGTCAAGGCCGCCTGGGATAAGGTCGGCGGCAACGCTGGCGAGTATGGCGCTGAGGCCCTGGAGAG GATGTTCCTGAGCTTCCCCACCACCAAGACCTACTTCCCCCACTTCGACCTGTCCCACGGCTCCGCCCAGATTAAGGGCCACGGCAAGAAGGTGGGCGACGCTCTGGCCAAAGCCGTGGGCAGCATTGACGACCTGGCCGGCGCCCTGTCCGCTCTGAGCGACCTGCACGCCCACAAGCTGCGTGTGGACCCCGTCAACTTCAAG CTCCTGAGCCACTGCCTGCTGGTGACTCTGGCCAGCCACCACCCCGGCGAGTTCAGCCCTGCTATCCACGCCTCCCTGGACAAGTTCCTGGCCTCCGTGAGCACCGTGCTGACCTCCAAGTACCGTTAA
- the LUC7L gene encoding putative RNA-binding protein Luc7-like 1 isoform X3, whose translation MDLGECTKIHDLALRADYEIASKERDLFFELDAMDHLESFISECDRRTDLAKKRLAETQEEISAEVSAKAEKVHELNEEIGKLLAKAEQLGAEGNVDESQKILMEVEKVRAKKKEAEEEYRNSMPASSFQQQKLRVCEVCSAYLGLHDNDRRLADHFGGKLHLGFIQIREKLDQLRKTVAEKQEKRNLDRLRRREEREREEWLSRRSGSRTRDRRRSRSRDRRRRRSRSTSRERRKSSRSRSQDRHRRHRSRSRSHSRGHRWASRDQSAKYKFSRERASREESWERGRSERSERGAADWRLESSNGKTALRRSEEKEAGEI comes from the exons ATGGATTTAGGAGAATGTACCAAAATCCACGACTTGGCCCTCCGAGCAGATTACGAGATTGCAAGTAAAGAAAGGGACCTGTTTTTTGAATTGGAT GCGATGGATCACTTGGAGTCCTTTATCTCTGAGTGTGATCGGAGGACGGATCTTGCCAAGAAGCGGCTGGCAGAGACACAGGAGGAGATCAGTGCAGAAGTGTCTGCAAAG GCAGAAAAGGTACATGAGTTgaatgaagaaataggaaaacttCTTGCTAAAGCTGAGCAGCTGGGAGCCGAAGGAAATGTGGATGAATCCCAGAAGATTCTTATGGAAGTGGAGAAAGTCcgtgcaaagaaaaaagaagctgaG GAAGAATACAGAAATTCCATGCCTGCGTCCAGTTTTCAGCAGCAGAAGTTGCGTGTCTGTGAAGTCTGCTCAGCCTACCTTGGTCTCCACGACAACGACCGCCGTCTCGCAGACCATTTCGGGGGCAAGTTGCACTTGGGGTTCATTCAGATCCGTGAGAAGCTTGATCAGTTGAGG aaaactgtGGCTGAAAAGCAGGAGAAGAGAAACCTGGATCGcttgaggaggagagaggagagggagcgAGAGGAGTGGCTGAGCAGGAG gTCTGGATCAAGAACCAGAGATCGCAGGAG GTCACGTTCCCGGGACCGGCGTCGGCGGCGGTCAAGATCTACCTCCAGAGAAAGACGAAAATCATCCAGGTCCCGCTCCCAAGACAGACACCGGCGCCACCGCAGTCGTTCCCGGAGCCACAGCCGGGGCCACCGCTGGGCTTCCAGGGACCAGAGTGCGAAATACAA GTTCTCCAGAGAGCGGGCGTCGAGGGAGGAGTCCTGGGAGCGCGGGCGGAGTGAGCGGAGCGAGCGGGGGGCCGCCGACTGGAGGCTCGAGAGCTCCAACGGGAAGACGGCTTTGCGGAGGTCGGAGGAGAAGGAGGCTGGCGAGATCTGA
- the HBQ1 gene encoding hemoglobin subunit theta-1, with product MVLSAADKAAVRALWKKLSNNVGVYATEALERTFLAFPSTKTYFFHLDLSPGSAQVKAHGKKVADALTLAVDHMDDLPRALSALSDLHAHKLRVDPVNFKLLTHCLLVTLARHFPGDFSPTLQASLDKFLSDVVLALASSYH from the exons ATGGTGCTGTCGGCTGCAGACAAGGCGGCAGTGCGCGCGCTGTGGAAGAAACTGAGTAACAACGTCGGTGTCTACGCGACCGAGGCCCTGGAGAG GACCTTCCTGGCCTTCCCCTCCACCAAGACTTACTTCTTCCACCTGGACCTGAGCCCCGGCTCCGCGCAGGTCAAAGCCCACGGCAAGAAGGTCGCCGACGCACTGACTCTGGCCGTGGACCACATGGACGACTTGCCCCGAGCCCTGTCGGCTCTGAGCGACCTGCACGCGCATAAGCTGCGAGTGGACCCCGTCAACTTCAAG CTGCTGACCCACTGCCTGCTGGTGACCCTCGCCCGGCACTTCCCTGGAGACTTCAGCCCCACCCTGCAGGCCTCGCTGGACAAGTTTCTGAGCGACGTGGTTTTGGCGCTGGCCTCCAGCTATCACTAA
- the HBZ gene encoding hemoglobin subunit zeta, with amino-acid sequence MSLTKAERTIITSMWSKISTQADTIGTEALERLFASYPQTKTYFPHFDLNPGSAQLRAHGSKVLAAVGEAVKSIDNIAGALSKLSELHAYILRVDPVNFKLLSHCLLVTVALHFPADFTADAHAAWDKFLSVVSSVLTEKYR; translated from the exons ATGTCTCTGACCAAGGCTGAGAGGACCATCATCACATCCATGTGGAGCAAGATCTCCACACAGGCGGACACCATCGGCACCGAGGCCCTGGAGAG GCTCTTTGCCAGCTACCCCCAGACCAAGACCTACTTCCCGCACTTCGACCTGAACCCCGGCTCCGCGCAGCTGCGCGCGCATGGCTCCAAGGTGTTGGCCGCGGTGGGCGAGGCGGTCAAGAGCATCGATAACATTGCGGGCGCCCTGTCCAAGCTGAGCGAGCTGCACGCCTACATCCTGCGCGTGGACCCGGTCAACTTCaag CTCCTGTCCCACTGTCTGCTGGTCACGGTGGCCTTGCACTTCCCCGCCGACTTCACGGCCGACGCCCACGCCGCCTGGGACAAGTTCCTGTCCGTCGTGTCCAGCGTACTGACCGAGAAGTACCGCTGA
- the LOC109460663 gene encoding hemoglobin subunit alpha yields MVLSPADKSNVKAAWDKVGGNAGEYGAEALERMFLSFPTTKTYFPHFDLSHGSAQIKGHGKKVGDALAKAVGSIDDLAGALSALSDLHAHKLRVDPVNFKLLSHCLLVTLASHHPGEFSPAIHASLDKFLASVSTVLTSKYR; encoded by the exons ATGGTGCTGTCCCCCGCCGACAAAAGCAACGTCAAGGCCGCCTGGGATAAGGTCGGCGGCAACGCTGGCGAGTATGGCGCTGAGGCCCTGGAGAG GATGTTCCTGAGCTTCCCCACCACCAAGACCTACTTCCCCCACTTCGACCTGTCCCACGGCTCCGCCCAGATTAAGGGCCACGGCAAGAAGGTGGGCGACGCTCTGGCCAAAGCCGTGGGCAGCATTGACGACCTGGCCGGCGCCCTGTCCGCTCTGAGCGACCTGCACGCCCACAAGCTGCGTGTGGACCCCGTCAACTTCAAG CTCCTGAGCCACTGCCTGCTGGTGACTCTGGCCAGCCACCACCCCGGCGAGTTCAGCCCTGCTATCCATGCCTCCCTGGACAAGTTCCTGGCCTCCGTGAGCACCGTGCTGACCTCCAAGTACCGTTAA